From Terriglobales bacterium, a single genomic window includes:
- a CDS encoding GGDEF domain-containing protein, which yields MNLSGGRLLYIFLVPGGLLLLAALLLLRPALVPASLAPVLRFYPYAVFVAGLLLAARLRSTRVLFALLVLALADWGLLAFPPSSATGAVILHALAFLLPLNLAVLAMSREHALFSAESGWRLGLLAAQLLVVATLCQPELAGAAALLTAAPLPGLGLAGVPQIALLVFLLAGAALLLRFSLRGEPVDSGFLWALAAILLALRSGGDFRRAWIATAGLILVVAVIENFYRMAYHDQLTALPARRAFHDATLSLGERYTLAIVDIDHFKQFNDTYGHETGDQVLRLVASRLARVSGGGKAFRWGGEEFAVLFPETPLDKALAHLEELRRAIEHSTFTVRTLERRRAPRHGNDRRAPGRGRARPRTRPQSKSGVFVTVSIGAAEPGPNDTSLDAVIRTADQALYRAKANGRNRIEAGPAPRNGRAQQPGPVIVRRPS from the coding sequence GTGAACCTGAGCGGGGGAAGGCTGCTTTACATCTTCCTCGTCCCCGGCGGACTGCTGCTGCTGGCCGCCCTGCTGCTGCTGCGCCCCGCCCTGGTGCCGGCCTCGCTGGCCCCGGTGCTGCGCTTCTATCCCTACGCCGTGTTTGTCGCCGGCCTGCTGCTGGCAGCGCGTCTGCGCTCCACCCGCGTCCTGTTCGCGCTCCTGGTCCTGGCCCTGGCCGACTGGGGGCTGCTGGCCTTTCCCCCTTCCTCCGCCACCGGCGCGGTGATCCTCCACGCGCTGGCTTTTCTGCTGCCGCTGAATCTGGCGGTGCTGGCCATGTCGCGCGAGCACGCCCTGTTCAGCGCGGAATCGGGATGGCGGCTGGGACTGCTGGCCGCCCAGCTCCTGGTGGTGGCCACGCTCTGCCAGCCCGAACTGGCGGGCGCGGCCGCGCTGCTCACCGCCGCGCCTCTCCCCGGCTTGGGCCTGGCGGGCGTCCCCCAGATCGCGCTGCTGGTCTTCCTGCTGGCGGGCGCCGCGCTGCTGCTGCGCTTCTCCCTGCGCGGCGAGCCCGTGGACAGCGGCTTCCTGTGGGCGCTGGCCGCCATCCTGCTCGCCCTGCGCAGCGGCGGCGACTTCCGCCGCGCCTGGATCGCCACCGCCGGACTCATCCTGGTGGTCGCGGTCATCGAGAACTTCTACCGCATGGCCTACCACGACCAGCTCACCGCCCTGCCCGCGCGCCGCGCCTTCCACGACGCCACCCTCAGCCTGGGCGAGCGCTACACCCTGGCCATCGTCGACATCGACCACTTCAAGCAGTTCAACGACACCTACGGGCACGAGACCGGCGACCAGGTGCTGCGTCTGGTGGCCTCGCGCCTGGCCCGCGTCTCCGGCGGCGGCAAGGCCTTCCGCTGGGGCGGGGAAGAGTTCGCCGTGCTCTTTCCCGAGACCCCGCTCGACAAGGCCCTGGCTCACCTGGAGGAGCTGCGCCGCGCCATCGAGCACTCCACCTTCACCGTACGTACCCTGGAGCGGCGGCGCGCCCCGCGCCACGGCAACGACCGGCGCGCCCCCGGCCGCGGCCGCGCCCGTCCGCGCACTCGCCCGCAGTCCAAGAGTGGAGTCTTCGTCACCGTCAGCATCGGCGCTGCCGAGCCCGGGCCAAACGACACCTCGCTCGACGCCGTCATCCGCACCGCCGACCAGGCCCTCTACCGCGCCAAAGCCAACGGCCGCAACCGCATCGAGGCCGGACCCGCGCCCCGCAACGGCCGCGCCCAGCAGCCCGGCCCGGTCATCGTCCGCCGCCCCTCGTAG